From the Mustelus asterias chromosome 22, sMusAst1.hap1.1, whole genome shotgun sequence genome, one window contains:
- the egr3 gene encoding early growth response protein 3, translating into MTGKLVENIPVTMSSLLNHLQDTVYPEDEIVSAVPTSMNIFNSDSGSAYGQMGGDGLMDVGMDKGNQDLSYPHTFQHSNRGQTLTYLGKFAFDSPPGPLGGSNWCPENIINLAGIFGVSHSPSTTTQTSTACTMVQNQGEMEPLYQGAAPYSQCGEMYQEQVYHNAPTSSTNPYSNQEYHSKGSQESNIFSVIPDYNLFHHQNDLSSITEHKHFPSSVEPIRIPPPLTPLTTIKAYTDSKQMPTNFSPHPQPLTLKPIRPRKYPNRPSKTPVHERPHACPAEGCDRRFSRSDELTRHLRIHTGHKPFQCRICMRSFSRSDHLTTHIRTHTGEKPFSCDFCGRKFARSDERKRHAKIHLKQKDKKMEKGPAVPSASSSATPVTSCA; encoded by the exons ATGACAGGGAAGCTTGTGGAGAATATCCCGGTGACAATGAGCAGTTTGCTAAACCACCTGCAGGACACTGTGTACCCCGAGGATGAAATTGTGTCGGCGGTACCAACGTCCATGAACATTTTTAACTCGGACTCCGGCAGCGCGTACGGCCAGATGGGTGGAG ATGGACTGATGGACGTCGGAATGGACAAAGGCAACCAGGACCTGTCCTACCCACACACCTTCCAGCATTCAAACCGGGGCCAGACTCTCACGTACCTGGGCAAGTTTGCTTTTGATTCCCCCCCTGGGCCACTTGGAGGTTCAAACTGGTGTCCAGAGAACATCATCAACTTGGCAGGGATCTTCGGGGTCTCTCACTCGCCCTCAACCACCACCCAGACATCTACAGCCTGCACCATGGTGCAGAACCAGGGCGAGATGGAGCCACTGTACCAGGGAGCAGCTCCATATTCCCAATGTGGAGAGATGTACCAAGAGCAGGTCTACCACAATGCCCCCACCAGCAGCACTAACCCCTATTCCAACCAGGAATATCACTCCAAAGGTAGCCAGGAGAGCAACATCTTCTCTGTCATTCCGGATTACAACCTGTTCCACCACCAGAATGACTTGAGTTCCATCACAGAACACAAACATTTTCCATCCTCTGTGGAACCCATCCGGatccctccacccctcactcccctcaccaccaTCAAGGCGTACACGGACTCCAAACAGATGCCCACTAACTTCAGCCCTCACCCCCAGCCACTCACCCTCAAACCCATCCGGCCAAGGAAGTACCCGAACCGGCCCAGCAAGACTCCGGTCCATGAGCGGCCCCACGCCTGCCCTGCCGAGGGCTGCGACCGCAGATTCTCCAGGTCGGACGAGCTGACCCGGCACCTGAGGATCCACACCGGCCACAAGCCCTTCCAGTGCCGGATCTGCATGAGGAGCTTCAGCCGCAGTGACCACTTGACCACTCACATCCGGACCCACACTGGCGAGAAGCCCTTCTCCTGCGACTTCTGCGGCCGCAAGTTTGCCCGCAGCGACGAGCGCAAGAGGCACGCCAAGATCCACCTCAAACAGAAGGACAAGAAGATGGAGAAGGGCCCGGCTGTGCCCAGTGCCAGCTCCAGTGCCACCCCTGTCACTAGCTGTGCTTAA